A DNA window from Nitrospira sp. contains the following coding sequences:
- a CDS encoding tRNA dimethylallyltransferase 2 (MaGe:77310062) — protein MPTQSDMMADSIRRHRPLVVLLGPTATGKSAVGVQVAQRYHTEILTADSRQVYRGMDIGTDKPSLQERQGIAHRLIDLVNPDEPYNAGRYQREALGEIDRVIEAGRLPFVVGGTGLYIRALIRGICDAPEADAGIRQELMALVAAQGRDGLYAELVRVDPVTAARLHPNDESKVIRALEVYRLAGCSLASLHARHQSQAAAFPTLLIGLQRPKEALYRRIEARIDWQLTHGMVEETRALLVRGYGRTLGSMKGLGYRHLAAQFAGEYDADEMIRRFKQDTRHFAKRQMTWFRKEPGITWLTIDAQESTNHTAERVAVLIERFIASLGTGRAQSVS, from the coding sequence ATGCCCACTCAATCCGATATGATGGCCGACTCGATTCGCCGGCATCGGCCTCTTGTCGTGTTGCTGGGGCCTACGGCGACAGGAAAAAGTGCGGTCGGAGTGCAGGTGGCTCAGCGCTACCATACCGAGATTCTGACGGCCGATTCCCGCCAGGTCTATCGCGGGATGGACATCGGCACGGATAAACCGTCGTTGCAAGAGCGGCAGGGTATTGCACATCGGTTGATCGATCTTGTGAATCCCGATGAACCCTATAACGCCGGGCGCTATCAGCGGGAGGCCTTGGGAGAAATCGATCGGGTGATCGAGGCCGGCCGTCTTCCCTTCGTCGTCGGTGGAACAGGGTTGTACATACGCGCATTGATTCGAGGGATTTGCGACGCGCCGGAGGCCGATGCGGGTATTCGGCAGGAGCTGATGGCGTTGGTGGCCGCGCAGGGGCGCGACGGTCTCTATGCTGAGCTTGTGCGAGTGGATCCTGTCACCGCGGCGCGGCTGCATCCCAACGATGAATCGAAAGTGATTCGGGCGCTGGAAGTCTATCGTCTGGCAGGTTGTTCACTCGCATCCTTGCACGCCCGTCATCAGTCGCAAGCGGCGGCATTTCCCACCTTGCTGATCGGCTTGCAGCGTCCGAAAGAAGCGCTCTATCGGCGGATCGAAGCGCGGATCGATTGGCAGCTGACGCATGGCATGGTAGAAGAGACGCGGGCGTTGCTGGTGCGCGGGTATGGCCGGACGCTGGGATCGATGAAGGGGTTGGGATACCGGCATCTCGCCGCGCAATTCGCCGGCGAGTACGATGCGGATGAAATGATCCGGCGGTTCAAACAGGATACCAGGCATTTTGCGAAACGGCAGATGACCTGGTTTCGAAAGGAACCGGGCATTACGTGGTTGACGATCGATGCCCAAGAGTCGACAAATCACACTGCCGAGCGAGTCGCTGTGCTGATTGAGCGATTCATCGCATCGCTCGGCACAGGGCGGGCGCAATCTGTTTCGTGA